From one Anopheles bellator chromosome 1, idAnoBellAS_SP24_06.2, whole genome shotgun sequence genomic stretch:
- the LOC131215922 gene encoding nose resistant to fluoxetine protein 6-like, translating into MRIMLVKLRRVICVVAIICAAFVLRPAGIGGDSQAQGAVPPENVTHNATARVRSSEAAVGDACLSGVDSLPGPAAKQCVAGGGRNGGGKLNNGTCVSALCGLGPAPMATVVNDVINATRTHRPDPEAGPYHHGGTVEGTSASTAQKQEQHQHLVYGGQRVVLRAEVLKHTSVLYGLLSITERDGVSERCYRELQRVYHGIQQKEIWAMKVLDSSGSQEPGFMWGHNHWIGSEKGCESTRSPLSITLSDRYRRNMKPNLVSALAPFELDYRIVFAKHHSAWQVEMKFQSENILHIGVCIPRSCTNDELHNLTARYFEENIVLAQDIYEFKPNVLHVKNTSLERSFWTKPSIFIIGVSIAVTLAMVYLAHSREQQPRTGEEKTDNGTPATDDPANTEEGTFIDRVIDSFNLRKNLTTIFRTDTGPQSLPVICGIKSICCFLILCFHMQWYTFYTVHNPSVMFHYAEQIRYQLVSNAPLLVDVFFAISGFLLSYNFIRNRSKVQEVKANSLWQNGRLYGRMLLHRYLRLSPMYLIVTVIGELTHSYIVATSKFWVHERSDLGCQRYWWRNVLYIQNLYPVEDICLSWTWSLACEMQYYVLFTALLFVYAKSSQFGKRLFKVFAIGTLVLNVALTLNHRFIPSYDVLFNTGDALYLAPWSRVSPYVVGVYFGWMMAARRGKFTPTQKEYRVYWLLACFCTIFSMHSTIKRNFPFPIASTVMVAVRWLISWAACWVILATGCGFSNAVTRVLSSKFFVHINKLTYGIYLLNPVIIIGTFGISDSSVHADPIPAIVMALGVTLLSYVGAIFFSACFEIPYCRISSEILKLNRKPTPPSTVPPVAPPDQ; encoded by the exons ATGCGCATCATGCTCGTTAAGCTACGGCGTGTAATCTGCGTCGTGGCCATCATTTGCGCCGCTTTCGTcctgcggccggccgggatcggTGGTGACTCACAGGCGCAGGGCGCAGTGCCGCCCGAAAATGTGACGCACAACGCGACCGCCAGGGTCCGGAGTTCGGAGGCGGCGGTCGGTGATGCATGTCTCAGTGGCGTTGATTcgctcccgggcccggcggcgAAGCAGTgcgtggccggcggtggccgaaatggtggtggtaaattaaataatgGCACTTGCGTGAGTGCACTCTGTGGTTTGGGTCCGGCGCCGATGGCGACGGTTGTGAATGATGTGATTAACGCCACCCGGACCCACAGGCCGGACCCAGAGGCCGGCCCCTATCATCACGGTGGCACGGTCGAGGGGACCAGCGCCAGCACGGCGCAGAAACAggagcagcatcagcacctTGTTTACGGTGGACAGCGCGTGGTGCTCCGGGCGGAAGTGCTCAAACACACTTCCGTTCTGTACGGTCTGCTGTCGATCACCGAGCGGGACGGCGTGTCCGAGCGGTGCTACCGGGAGCTTCAGCGCGTGTACCACGGCATCCAGCAGAAGGAAATTTGGGCCATGAAAG TTCTGGACTCGTCCGGCAGTCAGGAGCCGGGCTTCATGTGGGGCCACAACCACTGGATCGGCTCGGAGAAAGGCTGCGAGTCGACGCGATCGCCGCTGTCGATCACGCTGTCCGATCGCTATCGGCGCAACATGAAGCCGAACCTGGTGTCCGCGTTGGCTCCGTTCGAGCTCGACTACCGGATCGTGTTCGCCAAGCACCATTCGGCCTGGCAGGTGGAGATGAAATTCCAGAGCGAG AACATTCTACATATCGGCGTGTGCATTCCACGATCGTGCACCAACGACGAGTTGCACAACCTGACGGCGCGCTACTTCGAGGAGAATATCGTCCTGGCGCAAGACATCTACGAGTTCAAGCCGAACGTTCTGCACGTGAAAAACACCTCGCTCGAGCGAAGCTTCTGGACGAAGCCGAGCATTTTCATCATCGG TGTCTCGATCGCCGTTACGCTGGCGATGGTCTATCTGGCGCACAGCCGAGAGCAGCAGCCGAGGACGGGCGAGGAGAAAACGGACAACGGCACGCCGGCGACGGATGATCCGGCAAACACCGAGGAGGGCACGTTCATCGATCGGGTGATCGATAGCTTCAACCTGCGCAAGAACCTGACGACAATCTTCCGCACGGACACCGGACCCCAATCGCTGCCCGTCATCTGTGGCATCAA GTCAATCTGTTGCTTCCTGATCCTGTGCTTCCACATGCAGTGGTACACGTTCTACACCGTGCACAACCCCTCGGTCATGTTCCACTACGCGGAGCAGATCCGCTACCAGCTCGTGAGCAACGCGCCCCTGCTAGTGGACGTGTTCTTCGCCATCAGTGGCTTTCTGCTCAGCTACAACTTCATCCGCAACCGGTCCAAAGTGCAGGAGGTCAAGGCGAATTCGCTCTGGCAAAACGGCCGGCTGTACGGcaggatgctgctgcaccgCTACCTTCG CCTATCGCCCATGTACCTGATCGTGACGGTGATCGGTGAGCTGACGCACAGCTACATCGTGGCCACGTCCAAGTTTTGGGTCCACGAGCGCTCCGATCTCGGCTGCCAGCGGTACTGGTGGCGCAACGTGCTGTACATTCAAAACCTCTACCCGGTCGAGGACATCTGTCTCAGCTGGACGTGGTCGCTGGCGTGCGAGATGCAGTACTACGTGCTCTTCACCGCGCTGCTCTTTGTGTACGCCAA GAGCTCACAGTTCGGCAAGAGGCTGTTTAAGGTGTTCGCGATTGGCACGCTGGTGCTGAACGTGGCCCTGACGCTCAACCATCGCTTCATCCCGTCGTACGATGTGCTGTTCAATACGGGCGACGCCCTGTATCTGGCTCCCTGGTCCCGGGTGTCCCCGTACGTGGTCGGTGTCTACTTTGGCTGGATGATGGCGGCCCGGCGCGGGAAGTTCACCCCAACGCAG AAGGAGTACCGCGTTTACTGGCTGTTGGCGTGCTTCTGCACGATCTTCAGCATGCACTCGACCATCAAGCGCAACTTCCCGTTCCCGATCGCCTCGACCGTGATGGTGGCCGTCCGGTGGCTGATCTCGTGGGCCGCCTGCTGGGTGATCCTCGCCACCGGATGTGGCTTCTCGA ACGCCGTGACGCGGGTCCTGTCGTCAAAGTTTTTCGTCCACATCAACAAGCTCACGTACGGGATCTACCTGCTGAACCCGGTGATCATCATCGGGACGTTCGGTATCTCCGACTCGAGCGTCCACGCTGACCCGATCCCGGCG ATCGTCATGGCGCTCGGGGTGACGCTGCTGTCGTACGTGGGGGCGATCTTCTTTTCGGCCTGCTTCGAAATACCGTACTGTAGGATTTCTAGCGAAATTCTGAAGCTCAATCGCAAACCAACGCCACCGAGCACGGTACCGCCGGTGGCACCACCGGATCAGTGA
- the LOC131212490 gene encoding DCN1-like protein 3 isoform X1 has translation MGSCLTCFRTAPNANAPAASGGPVAGPDGTVPHDPTLTYTDTEAVAHETDDLLPNSPLGPHMALTERRSGGSVKKSGLGSILNGNIGSTVTSGGTGGGVMGPAGVLPGAGGTVECTNNNGSKELSGPGYGGVGGGQLLLSDNDLNKLFESYKDAQDDAILSEGIERLCGDLGFKPDDFAILVLAWRLDASQMCQFTKTEFIQGLQRMNAASIEDIRSRLQQIVERLRTDGTEDFKSLYRFTFRFGLEPGHRILSLDMAISLWRLVFTVHTPDILQRWLDFLEQQENIRGVPKDTWNMFLNFVESCDIENYDDTEAWPSLFDDFVEYEQERTGQLKKDANAAAIDSGGDGEPPPPTTPAYYHPTQQQQLQGYHGS, from the exons ATGGGTAGCTGCCTGACATGCTTTCGGACGGCACCCAATGCAAATGCACCAGCCGcctccggtggtccggtggcagGCCCCGATGGTACGGTACCGCACGATCCTACACTAACGTACACGGACACGGAAGCAGTTGCACATG AAACAGACGATCTTCTTCCAAACAGTCCGCTCGGTCCTCACATGGCTCTGACGGAGCGGCGCAGCGGCGGAAGTGTTAAGAAATCCGGCCTAGGTAGTATACTGAATGGCAACATCGGAAGTACAGTGACCAGTGGCGGTACGGGTGGCGGAGTAATGGGACCCGCTGGAGTCCTGCCCGGCGCAGGAGGTACCGTGGAGTGCACAAATAATAACGGCAGCAAGGAACTGAGTGGGCCCGGCTACGGAGGTGTGGGCGGTGGTCAGTTGCTACTGTCGGATAACGATTTGAACAAACTGTTCGAAAGCTACAAGGACGCGCAGGACGACGCGATACTGTCGGAGGGTATCGAGCGGCTGTGCGGCGATCTCGGGTTTAAGCCAGACGACTTCGCGATACTGGTGCTGGCGTGGCGGCTGGACGCGAGCCAGATGTGTCAGTTTACGAAGACGGAATTTATTCAGGGCCTACAGCGGATGAATGCCGCCAGCATCGAGGACATACGGAGCCGGCTGCAGCAGATCGTCGAGCGGCTGCGAACCGATGGGACCGAGGACTTCAAGTCACTGTACCGGTTCACGTTCCGGTTTGGGCTCGAGCCGGGCCACCGGATACTGTCGCTCGACATGGCCATCAGTCTGTGGCGGCTAGTGTTCACCGTGCACACGCCAGACATTCTGCAGCGCTGGCTTGACTTTCTCGAGCAACAAGAGAACATCCGCGGTGTCCCAAAGGACACGTGGAACATGTTTCTGAACTTTGTGGAATCCTGTGATATTGAAAACTATGACGACACCGAGGCGTGGCCCAGTCTGTTTGACGATTTCGTCGAGTACGAACAGGAACGCACTGGGCAGCTGAAGAAGGACGCCAACGCGGCGGCAATCGACTCCGGTGGGGACGGtgaaccgccaccaccaacaacaccggcTTACTATCAtcccacccagcagcagcagctacaggGCTACCATGGTTCTTAG
- the LOC131212490 gene encoding DCN1-like protein 3 isoform X2, producing the protein MGSCLTCFRTAPNANAPAASGGPVAGPDGTVPHDPTLTYTDTEAVAHDDLLPNSPLGPHMALTERRSGGSVKKSGLGSILNGNIGSTVTSGGTGGGVMGPAGVLPGAGGTVECTNNNGSKELSGPGYGGVGGGQLLLSDNDLNKLFESYKDAQDDAILSEGIERLCGDLGFKPDDFAILVLAWRLDASQMCQFTKTEFIQGLQRMNAASIEDIRSRLQQIVERLRTDGTEDFKSLYRFTFRFGLEPGHRILSLDMAISLWRLVFTVHTPDILQRWLDFLEQQENIRGVPKDTWNMFLNFVESCDIENYDDTEAWPSLFDDFVEYEQERTGQLKKDANAAAIDSGGDGEPPPPTTPAYYHPTQQQQLQGYHGS; encoded by the exons ATGGGTAGCTGCCTGACATGCTTTCGGACGGCACCCAATGCAAATGCACCAGCCGcctccggtggtccggtggcagGCCCCGATGGTACGGTACCGCACGATCCTACACTAACGTACACGGACACGGAAGCAGTTGCACATG ACGATCTTCTTCCAAACAGTCCGCTCGGTCCTCACATGGCTCTGACGGAGCGGCGCAGCGGCGGAAGTGTTAAGAAATCCGGCCTAGGTAGTATACTGAATGGCAACATCGGAAGTACAGTGACCAGTGGCGGTACGGGTGGCGGAGTAATGGGACCCGCTGGAGTCCTGCCCGGCGCAGGAGGTACCGTGGAGTGCACAAATAATAACGGCAGCAAGGAACTGAGTGGGCCCGGCTACGGAGGTGTGGGCGGTGGTCAGTTGCTACTGTCGGATAACGATTTGAACAAACTGTTCGAAAGCTACAAGGACGCGCAGGACGACGCGATACTGTCGGAGGGTATCGAGCGGCTGTGCGGCGATCTCGGGTTTAAGCCAGACGACTTCGCGATACTGGTGCTGGCGTGGCGGCTGGACGCGAGCCAGATGTGTCAGTTTACGAAGACGGAATTTATTCAGGGCCTACAGCGGATGAATGCCGCCAGCATCGAGGACATACGGAGCCGGCTGCAGCAGATCGTCGAGCGGCTGCGAACCGATGGGACCGAGGACTTCAAGTCACTGTACCGGTTCACGTTCCGGTTTGGGCTCGAGCCGGGCCACCGGATACTGTCGCTCGACATGGCCATCAGTCTGTGGCGGCTAGTGTTCACCGTGCACACGCCAGACATTCTGCAGCGCTGGCTTGACTTTCTCGAGCAACAAGAGAACATCCGCGGTGTCCCAAAGGACACGTGGAACATGTTTCTGAACTTTGTGGAATCCTGTGATATTGAAAACTATGACGACACCGAGGCGTGGCCCAGTCTGTTTGACGATTTCGTCGAGTACGAACAGGAACGCACTGGGCAGCTGAAGAAGGACGCCAACGCGGCGGCAATCGACTCCGGTGGGGACGGtgaaccgccaccaccaacaacaccggcTTACTATCAtcccacccagcagcagcagctacaggGCTACCATGGTTCTTAG